The genomic window CTTCTTCAGCGAATCGATCCGCTCGATGCCGCGCTTGGAGCCCATCGCGCGGCGCAGCACATCGGCATCCGCCCCGCTCAGCCCGCCCACGGCCATGCCCATCTGCATGAGCTGCTCCTGGAACACCGGAATGCCGAGGGTCCGCTCCAGCACCGGCTTGAGCTTGGGGTGCGGGTAGGTCACGGGCTCGTGCCCGAGCTTGCGCCGCACATACGGGTGCACCGCCCCGCCCTGGATGGGCCCGGGCCGGATCAGCGCGATCTCGATGACGAGGTCGTAGAACCGCCGCGGCTGCAGGCGGGGCAGCAGGCCCATCTGCGCGCGCGATTCCACCTGGAACACCCCGATCGAATCGGCCCGGCACAGCATGTCGTAGACGGCCTGCTCCTCCTTGGGCAGGGTCGACAGCTCCCACCGCTCCCCCGTGGCATCCGCGATGAGATCGAAGCTGTACTGCAGAGCGGCGAGGATGCCGAGCCCCAGCAGGTCGAACTTCACCAGCCCCATCCACGCCGCGTCGTCCTTGTCCCACTGGATGACCGTGCGGTTCTCCATGCGCGCGTGCTCGATCGGCACCACTTCGCCCACGGGCCGGTCGGTCAGCACCATGCCGCCGGAGTGGATGCCGAGATGCCGCGGCGCCTTCAGCAGCTCGGTCGCATACTGCAGCACCCGGTCGGGGATGTCGTGCACCTCGGCAGCGGCGTCGGCTTCGGGGAGCGGCCCCCAGTGCTCCACCTGCTTCGACCAGGCATCCTGCTGCCCCGGCGAATGCCCGAGCGCCTTCGCCATGTCGCGCACGGCGTTCTTCGGCCGGTACTGGATGACGTTGGCCACCTGCGCCGCCCGCTCGCGCCCGTAGGTCGCGTAGACCCACTGGATGATCTCCTCGCGCCGATCACTGTCGAAGTCGACGTCGATGTCGGGCTCCTCATCGCGCAGCGCCGAGAGGAAGCGCTCGAACGGCAGGTCGTAGGCGATGGAGTCGACGGCGGTGATGTCCAGCAGATAGCAGACGGCGCTGTTGGCGGCAGAGCCTCTCCCCTGGCACAGGATGCCGCGGCGGCGCGCCTCTTGCACGATGCCGTGGACGATGAGGAAGTACCCGGGGAAGTCCTTCTGCTCGATGACCCCGAGTTCCTTCTCGATGCGCGCCCGGTCGGCGTCGGTCGCGTCGGGGTACTTGCGGGGAACGGCTTGCCACACGAGGTGCCGCAGCCACGTCATGGTGGTGTGGCCCTCGGGGACGGGGAGCTTCGGCAGTGCGGGCTTGGCGCGCCGCAGCGGGAAGGCCAGCTCGTCGGCGAGGGCGACGGTGCGGGCGATGGCGCCGGGGTAGCGGGCGAAGCGTTGCGCCATCTCGCGGCCCGAGCGCAGGTGCGCGCCGGCGCCTGCGGGGAGCCATCCGTCGAGCTCGTCGAGGCTGCGGTTGGCGCGGACGGCCGCGACGGCGGCGGCGAGGTCGGCCCGCTCGGGGGCGGCGTAGTGCACGTTGTTGCTGGCGAGCACCGGCAGGCCGCGTTCGGCGGCGAGGGATGCCAGTACGTCGTTGTCCCGTGAGCCGGTCGGGGCGCCATGGTCGATGAGTTCGACGTTGACGGCATCGGGGCCGAATAGGTCGACGAGCAGGTCGAGTTCGCGGGCGGCGCCGGCGGGCCCCTCGGCGGCGAGCGCGGCGCGGACGGCGCCCTTGCGGCATCCGGTCAGCACCGCCCAGTGGCCGTCGGCGCGTGCGGCGAGGTCGTGCAGGTCGTAGACGGGGCGGCCCTTCTCGCCGCCCGACAGCTGCGCGTGGGTGAGGGCGGCCGCGAGGCGGTGGTAGCCCTCCTCGCCGCGGGCGAGCACGAGCAGGTGGCGACCGTGCGGGTCGGGCTCGCCGTTCTGCGGGCCGGGCAGCCCCAGCGAGAGCTCGGCGCCGAACACCGTCTTGACGCTGCGGGCCTCGGCGGCCTCGGCGAACCGCACGATGCCGTAGAAGCCGTCGTGGTCGGTGACGGCGAGGGCGTGCAGGCCGAGGCGCTCGGCCTCTTCGACGAGCTCTTCTGGGGAGGAGGCGCCGTCGAGGAACGAGAACGACGTGTGCACGTGCAGCTCGGCGTACGGCACGACGTCGTCGGGGCGGGCGATGGGCGGGGGTGTGTAGGCGCCGCGCTTTCGGGACCAGGCGGGGCTGTCGCCGCCGTCGGCGCCGGCGGGCTTGCGGCCGCTGAGCAGGCGCTCCATCTCGGACCACGACACCGAGGGGTTGTTGAAGCCCATCAGCGGGGGTCCGTCGTCTTCGGGCGAGGGTCAGTCATAGCGGCCCTCCGCCGACCAGTCGCCCGCCTCGCAGACAAGCAGCCACGCGGACTGCTCGGCATCCACCACCTGGAACCGGTGGGCGCGCCGCGCGCGGGCGGCATCCCACCCCCGCTCGCGCACCGGCCACGGACCCGCCCACGCGGCGATGCGCCGGCGCCGTCCATTCTCGACCAGCACCGCCGGCGGCGCCGTCAGCGCGTCGCGGTCGCCGACGGCCACCGTGTCGCCGTCGGCGTCGACCACCGTCACCGGGCGCGGCGGATCGAACACCGTCGACGGCAGCGGGTCGGGAAGGCTCCCCGGCCATGGCCTCTCGCGGGGCTTGGCGAGCACCGGGCGGTCGCCCCACGGCACCAGCACCTGTCTCTCGCTGAGCCACCGCCCCCCGCCGACGACGGGGGTCACCACCCCGCGATGCCCGAGCATCGCCTGCACCCGCGACAGGGCATGGTGCACGCGCTCGTCGGGTCCGCCACCGAAGAGCGAGCGCACGTGGTGGGCGGCGGCATCCACCGTCTCGGGAGCGATGCGCACCCGCGTGACGGCGCTGCGCAGCCCCGCCTCGCCCAGCTGCCAGCGCACCCGGTCGACCACCTCGCCGGCGGTGAACGCGCCGGGATGCAGCCACACCCGCTCGCTCGTCTCGGCGCGGTCGCCGGTGATCTGCACCCGCAGCTCGGTGCACACGAGGTCGAGGGCGCCGAGCGCGCCGATGAACTCCTCGGCGGCGACGCGCATGGCGAAGGCCACCTGGTCGGCGATCTCGAGCGGCGGCTCGAACGACACCTCGCGGTCGAGATCCGGCGGCGGCGTACGCGGCTGCACGGGACGCGAGTCGCGCCCCGCGGCGAGGGAGTGCAGGCGGATGCCGCGCTCCCCCAACCGCTCGCCGACGCGCTCGGCGGGCAGGGCCGCGAACTGCCCGAGGCTCTGCACACCGAGCCGCCCCAGCAGGTCGACGACGTCGGGCTCGTCGAGCACGGTGATCGGCAGCGGCGCGAGGAAGGCGGCGGACTCCCCCGCCGGCACGATGCGCACCGGCGCCTCGGCGAGGGTGCGGCGGGCGGCCTGCTCCGCGGTGAAGGGGCCGTCGGCGATGGCGATGCGGGCATCGGTGTCGCCCATCGCGTCGCGCAGGGTGTGGGCGGCGCGCTCCTCGCCGCCGTAGTAGCGGGCCGGCCCCCGAGCGCGCAGCGCACACAGGCCCGCCCGCATGAGCTGCACCCCGGGGGCGAGCTCCTCGATCCGGGCGATGAGCGGGGCGAACACCCGCTGGTCGCGGGTGGGGTCGGCGTCGGCGACCGTCAGCTGCGGGCACCGCGCCTGCGCGTCGCGGCGGC from Microbacterium sp. zg-Y625 includes these protein-coding regions:
- a CDS encoding error-prone DNA polymerase; its protein translation is MGFNNPSVSWSEMERLLSGRKPAGADGGDSPAWSRKRGAYTPPPIARPDDVVPYAELHVHTSFSFLDGASSPEELVEEAERLGLHALAVTDHDGFYGIVRFAEAAEARSVKTVFGAELSLGLPGPQNGEPDPHGRHLLVLARGEEGYHRLAAALTHAQLSGGEKGRPVYDLHDLAARADGHWAVLTGCRKGAVRAALAAEGPAGAARELDLLVDLFGPDAVNVELIDHGAPTGSRDNDVLASLAAERGLPVLASNNVHYAAPERADLAAAVAAVRANRSLDELDGWLPAGAGAHLRSGREMAQRFARYPGAIARTVALADELAFPLRRAKPALPKLPVPEGHTTMTWLRHLVWQAVPRKYPDATDADRARIEKELGVIEQKDFPGYFLIVHGIVQEARRRGILCQGRGSAANSAVCYLLDITAVDSIAYDLPFERFLSALRDEEPDIDVDFDSDRREEIIQWVYATYGRERAAQVANVIQYRPKNAVRDMAKALGHSPGQQDAWSKQVEHWGPLPEADAAAEVHDIPDRVLQYATELLKAPRHLGIHSGGMVLTDRPVGEVVPIEHARMENRTVIQWDKDDAAWMGLVKFDLLGLGILAALQYSFDLIADATGERWELSTLPKEEQAVYDMLCRADSIGVFQVESRAQMGLLPRLQPRRFYDLVIEIALIRPGPIQGGAVHPYVRRKLGHEPVTYPHPKLKPVLERTLGIPVFQEQLMQMGMAVGGLSGADADVLRRAMGSKRGIERIDSLKKKLYAGMAENGITGDLADDIYAKIQAFANFGFAESHSLSFALLVYASSWLKLHYPAAFLAGLLRAQPMGFYSPATLTADARRHGVEVLRPDLHRSGVEAVLEPVGEAGAAAGSPSSPTQEESPEQDASGRNRPVFGSPPVSGRRPTGRDACTDRKQPPVPVFDPAAPDESAAHRRDGAFAVRLGLAAVKGIGQPLAQRIVAEREASGEYRDLRDLVRRTGATAAQLEALAAAGVFGCFGLSRREAIWLAGSAAQDRAEFLPGTLVAVQPPLFSDPTSYEVLAADLWATGISTDDHPLAHYRPKLDARGVLTSGELRTHETGRRVEVAGLVTHRQRPATASGVTFLNLEDEHGLVNIVCSVGVWNRYRRVLRDAPALIARGLLERSPEGVTNLVADAFEDLRVGVMHRSRDFR
- a CDS encoding DNA polymerase Y family protein, whose amino-acid sequence is MSTAPDAPVPRTLVLWLPDWPVVALAREAGVDAAAPVAVLDKGAVVACSAAARAEGVRRGQRRRDAQARCPQLTVADADPTRDQRVFAPLIARIEELAPGVQLMRAGLCALRARGPARYYGGEERAAHTLRDAMGDTDARIAIADGPFTAEQAARRTLAEAPVRIVPAGESAAFLAPLPITVLDEPDVVDLLGRLGVQSLGQFAALPAERVGERLGERGIRLHSLAAGRDSRPVQPRTPPPDLDREVSFEPPLEIADQVAFAMRVAAEEFIGALGALDLVCTELRVQITGDRAETSERVWLHPGAFTAGEVVDRVRWQLGEAGLRSAVTRVRIAPETVDAAAHHVRSLFGGGPDERVHHALSRVQAMLGHRGVVTPVVGGGRWLSERQVLVPWGDRPVLAKPRERPWPGSLPDPLPSTVFDPPRPVTVVDADGDTVAVGDRDALTAPPAVLVENGRRRRIAAWAGPWPVRERGWDAARARRAHRFQVVDAEQSAWLLVCEAGDWSAEGRYD